In one Micromonospora polyrhachis genomic region, the following are encoded:
- the mqnC gene encoding cyclic dehypoxanthinyl futalosine synthase, with protein MTTVSREIDSILQRGADGGRITPEEALLLYTEAPFHALGEAADAVRRRRYPDNIVTYLIDRNINYTNVCVTACKFCAFFRAPKHKEGWSHPMEEILRRCGEAVELGATQVMLQGGHHPDYGVEYYEELFSSVKGAYPQLAIHSIGPSEILHMAKVSGVSLDEAIARIKAAGLDSIAGAGAEMLPARPRKAIAPLKESGERWCEVMELAHRQGIESTATMMMGTGETNAERIEHLRMIRDVQDRTGGFRAFIPWTYQPENNHLKGRTQATTLEYLRLVAVARLFFETVPHLQASWLTTGKDVGQLALHMGVDDLGSIMLEENVISSAGARHRSNLHELIWMIRSADRIPAQRDTRYRHLAVHRTPADDPTDDRVVSHFSSIALPGGGAGRSLPLVDAK; from the coding sequence GTGACGACGGTGAGCCGGGAGATCGACAGCATCCTGCAGCGTGGCGCGGACGGTGGGCGGATCACGCCCGAGGAGGCGCTGCTGCTCTACACCGAGGCGCCGTTCCACGCGCTCGGCGAGGCGGCCGACGCGGTACGTCGGCGGCGCTACCCGGACAACATCGTCACGTACCTGATCGACCGCAACATCAACTACACCAACGTCTGCGTCACCGCATGTAAGTTCTGTGCCTTCTTCCGTGCGCCCAAGCACAAGGAGGGCTGGAGCCACCCGATGGAGGAGATCCTGCGCCGGTGTGGCGAGGCGGTCGAGTTGGGCGCGACGCAGGTGATGTTGCAGGGCGGCCACCACCCGGACTACGGCGTGGAGTACTACGAGGAGCTGTTCTCGTCGGTCAAGGGCGCCTATCCGCAGCTCGCCATCCACTCGATCGGACCCAGCGAGATCCTGCACATGGCGAAGGTCTCCGGCGTCAGCCTCGACGAGGCGATCGCCCGGATCAAGGCCGCCGGCCTGGACTCGATCGCGGGCGCGGGCGCGGAGATGCTGCCCGCACGGCCCCGTAAGGCCATCGCCCCGCTCAAGGAGTCGGGTGAGCGGTGGTGCGAGGTGATGGAGTTGGCCCACCGGCAGGGGATCGAATCCACCGCCACCATGATGATGGGGACCGGCGAGACCAACGCCGAGCGCATCGAGCACCTGCGGATGATCCGCGACGTGCAGGATCGTACGGGCGGTTTCCGGGCCTTCATCCCGTGGACCTACCAGCCGGAGAACAACCACCTCAAGGGGCGTACGCAGGCGACGACGCTGGAATACCTGCGGCTGGTCGCGGTGGCCCGACTGTTCTTCGAGACGGTGCCGCACCTACAGGCCTCCTGGCTGACGACCGGCAAGGACGTCGGGCAGTTGGCTCTGCACATGGGGGTCGACGACCTCGGCTCGATCATGCTGGAGGAGAACGTCATCTCCTCGGCGGGGGCCCGGCACCGGTCCAACCTGCACGAGCTGATCTGGATGATCCGTTCGGCCGACCGGATTCCGGCGCAGCGGGACACCCGCTACCGGCATCTGGCGGTGCACCGTACG
- the paaE gene encoding 1,2-phenylacetyl-CoA epoxidase subunit PaaE, translated as MTGVTITRPVRRRPVFHPLPVAAVDRLTDDAVAITFTVPPELRSRYAFRAGQHLTVRRVDGQPDGTEARRSYSICSTPADLAEHGRLRIGVRAIPGGAFSAFAGTSLRAGDTVEVMPPLGHFTTDFDPARSRRYGAVVAGSGITPVLALVATALSVEPTSTFTLVYGNRYARSVMFVEELADLKDRYPDRLHLVHVLSREPGESPLLSGRIDADRLTRLWDTIVPASLIDEWFLCGPYGMVVDAKAVLAGRGVPTEAVHAELFHVDEPPAPPQRPTETAAGSDVTIMLDGRASSFRMGRDERVLDAALKVRGELPYACKGGVCSTCRAKVVSGEVTMARNYALEPDELAAGYVLTCQSSPVTDQVVIDYDA; from the coding sequence ATGACCGGCGTGACCATTACCCGACCGGTACGGCGGCGGCCGGTCTTCCACCCGTTACCGGTGGCTGCGGTCGACCGGTTGACCGACGACGCGGTCGCGATCACCTTCACGGTGCCGCCCGAGCTGCGCAGCCGGTACGCCTTCCGCGCCGGCCAGCACCTCACCGTACGACGTGTCGACGGGCAACCGGACGGCACGGAGGCGCGTCGGTCGTACTCGATCTGTTCCACCCCGGCGGACCTGGCCGAGCACGGTCGGCTGCGGATCGGCGTACGGGCGATCCCGGGCGGGGCGTTCTCCGCCTTCGCCGGCACCAGCCTGCGGGCCGGCGACACCGTCGAGGTGATGCCGCCGCTGGGGCACTTCACCACGGACTTCGATCCAGCTCGGAGCCGGCGCTACGGCGCGGTCGTCGCCGGGTCTGGGATCACCCCGGTGCTCGCGCTGGTCGCCACCGCGCTGTCCGTCGAGCCGACCAGCACCTTCACCCTCGTGTACGGCAACCGCTACGCCCGCAGCGTGATGTTCGTGGAGGAGTTGGCCGACCTCAAGGACCGTTATCCGGACCGGCTGCACCTGGTGCACGTGCTGTCCCGAGAGCCGGGTGAATCACCACTGCTTTCTGGCCGGATCGACGCCGATCGGTTGACCCGGCTGTGGGACACCATCGTGCCGGCGAGCCTGATCGACGAGTGGTTCCTCTGCGGCCCGTACGGGATGGTCGTCGACGCCAAGGCGGTGCTGGCGGGGCGCGGGGTGCCGACGGAGGCCGTACACGCGGAGTTGTTCCACGTCGACGAACCGCCCGCGCCGCCGCAGCGGCCGACTGAGACGGCGGCCGGCAGCGACGTGACGATCATGCTGGACGGGAGGGCGTCGAGTTTCCGGATGGGGCGGGATGAACGGGTGCTCGACGCGGCGTTGAAGGTCCGGGGTGAGCTGCCGTATGCCTGCAAGGGTGGGGTCTGCTCGACCTGTCGGGCCAAGGTCGTCTCTGGCGAGGTGACGATGGCCCGCAACTATGCCCTGGAGCCGGACGAGCTGGCCGCCGGGTACGTCTTGACCTGCCAGTCCAGCCCGGTAACCGACCAGGTGGTCATCGACTACGACGCCTGA
- the paaD gene encoding 1,2-phenylacetyl-CoA epoxidase subunit PaaD, whose translation MSARAAVSAVVDPEIRVVTIDDLGILREVTEDPETGRVTVTITPTYSGCPAMDMIRADIRRALATAGYLDVEVVTVVAPAWSTDWISETGRAKLAAAGIAPPNPARRAGPIPIALAVPCPQCGSAETEQISRFGSTACKSLWRCRACREPFDQVKPL comes from the coding sequence GTGAGCGCGCGGGCGGCGGTCTCGGCGGTGGTCGACCCGGAGATTCGGGTGGTCACCATCGACGACTTGGGCATCCTGCGGGAGGTCACCGAGGACCCGGAGACCGGACGGGTGACCGTCACCATCACACCGACCTACAGCGGTTGTCCGGCCATGGACATGATCCGGGCCGACATCCGGCGGGCGTTGGCCACGGCCGGCTACCTGGACGTCGAGGTGGTGACGGTCGTGGCCCCGGCCTGGAGCACTGACTGGATCTCCGAGACGGGGCGGGCGAAGCTGGCCGCTGCCGGGATCGCCCCGCCCAACCCGGCTCGCCGGGCCGGACCGATCCCGATCGCGCTGGCGGTGCCCTGTCCCCAGTGCGGGTCGGCGGAGACCGAGCAGATCAGCCGGTTCGGGTCCACCGCCTGCAAGTCGTTGTGGCGCTGCCGTGCCTGTCGGGAGCCGTTCGACCAGGTAAAACCGCTGTGA
- the paaC gene encoding 1,2-phenylacetyl-CoA epoxidase subunit PaaC codes for MKKELTELLLRLGDDALIAAQRLGEWVSVAPEMEEDVALANIALDQVGAARLLLSYAGELMTEAGESPAAAGGGVVTEDTLAYLRDDREFRNCLLVELPNGDFAVTIAKLLFLSAYQRLHYDWLVASTDERLAGIAAKARKESAYHLDHGTQWVIRLGDGTAESHRRMQAAVDEIWPYTHELFQADDLTRRLDEAGFGAAPATLRDAWLAIVEPVLAQATLDRPADGWAPADGWAPAGGRAGLHTEHLSYLLAEMQVLHRAHPGAHW; via the coding sequence GTGAAGAAGGAACTGACCGAACTCCTGCTCCGGCTCGGCGACGACGCGCTGATCGCCGCCCAGCGGCTGGGTGAGTGGGTGTCCGTCGCGCCCGAGATGGAAGAAGACGTCGCGCTGGCCAACATCGCCCTCGACCAGGTCGGTGCGGCTCGACTGCTGTTGTCGTACGCCGGGGAGCTGATGACCGAGGCGGGCGAGTCACCGGCGGCGGCCGGCGGTGGTGTGGTCACCGAGGACACCCTGGCCTATCTGCGTGACGACCGGGAGTTCCGCAACTGCCTGTTGGTGGAGTTGCCCAACGGCGACTTCGCGGTCACCATCGCCAAACTGCTCTTCCTGTCGGCCTACCAGCGGCTGCACTACGACTGGCTGGTCGCCTCCACCGATGAGCGGCTCGCCGGCATCGCCGCCAAGGCCCGTAAGGAGTCGGCCTACCACCTCGACCACGGCACGCAGTGGGTGATCCGGTTGGGGGACGGTACGGCGGAATCGCATCGCCGGATGCAGGCGGCGGTCGACGAGATCTGGCCCTATACCCACGAACTCTTCCAGGCAGACGACCTGACCCGCCGGCTCGACGAGGCAGGCTTCGGTGCCGCGCCGGCCACCCTCCGGGACGCCTGGTTGGCGATCGTGGAGCCGGTCCTGGCGCAGGCGACCCTCGATCGGCCCGCCGACGGCTGGGCCCCGGCCGACGGCTGGGCCCCGGCTGGCGGCCGGGCCGGGCTGCACACCGAGCACCTTTCCTATCTGCTGGCCGAGATGCAGGTCCTGCACCGGGCCCACCCGGGAGCACACTGGTGA
- the paaB gene encoding 1,2-phenylacetyl-CoA epoxidase subunit PaaB, whose protein sequence is MSEQVSPLWEVFVRARRGLAHSHVGSLHAPDATLALRNARDLYTRRQEGVSIWVVPASQITASSPDEKDAFFDPAADKVYRHPTFYEVPDGAAHL, encoded by the coding sequence GTGAGTGAGCAGGTCTCCCCGTTGTGGGAGGTATTCGTCCGGGCCCGGCGTGGCCTGGCCCACAGCCATGTTGGCAGCCTGCACGCCCCGGACGCGACACTGGCCCTGCGTAACGCCCGGGACCTCTACACCCGTCGGCAGGAGGGAGTGTCGATCTGGGTGGTACCGGCCAGCCAGATCACCGCCTCAAGCCCGGACGAGAAGGACGCCTTCTTCGATCCGGCGGCGGACAAGGTCTACCGTCACCCCACCTTCTACGAGGTGCCCGACGGGGCGGCCCACCTGTGA
- a CDS encoding menaquinone biosynthetic enzyme MqnA/MqnD family protein, which translates to MTDSRRPRVGHIQFLNCLPIYWGLMRSGALIDVDLHKDTPERLSADLVAGNLDIGPITHVEYLRHADELLLLPDLAVGSDGPVLSVNVVSTRPLAELDGAKVALGSTSRTGVLLAQMLLADRHGVHPEYFSCPPDLTQMLLEADAGVLIGDVALRALYEAPGRGLEVTDLGQAWREWTGLPMVFAVWAVRRDFAAAHPGLVKEVHEAFLRSRDLCLAELDKVAEAASRWEPFDAATLANYFRVLDFSLGDRQVAGLREFARRAAARGAVPELPTDGPAFFTG; encoded by the coding sequence ATGACGGATTCTCGGCGACCCCGGGTAGGGCATATCCAGTTCCTCAACTGCCTACCGATCTACTGGGGGCTGATGCGTTCCGGTGCCCTGATCGACGTCGACCTGCACAAGGACACCCCGGAACGGCTCAGTGCCGACCTGGTCGCCGGAAACCTGGACATCGGACCCATCACGCATGTCGAATACCTACGGCACGCCGACGAGCTGCTGCTCCTGCCGGATCTGGCGGTGGGCAGCGACGGCCCGGTGCTATCGGTCAACGTGGTCTCCACCCGTCCGCTGGCCGAACTCGACGGTGCCAAGGTGGCGTTGGGTTCCACCTCCCGTACCGGAGTGCTCCTCGCCCAGATGCTGCTCGCCGATCGTCACGGCGTCCATCCCGAATACTTCAGTTGCCCGCCCGACCTGACCCAGATGCTCCTGGAGGCGGATGCTGGGGTGCTGATCGGTGACGTGGCGTTGCGCGCGCTCTACGAAGCGCCCGGTCGTGGCCTAGAGGTCACCGACCTCGGGCAGGCCTGGCGGGAGTGGACCGGACTGCCCATGGTCTTCGCCGTCTGGGCGGTACGCCGGGACTTCGCCGCCGCCCACCCGGGCCTGGTCAAGGAGGTGCACGAGGCGTTCCTCCGCTCCCGGGACCTTTGCCTGGCCGAGTTGGACAAGGTGGCCGAGGCCGCCTCCCGGTGGGAGCCGTTCGACGCGGCCACCCTGGCAAACTATTTCCGGGTACTGGACTTCTCGCTCGGTGACCGTCAGGTGGCGGGCCTACGGGAGTTCGCTCGGCGGGCCGCCGCACGGGGGGCCGTGCCGGAGTTGCCCACCGACGGTCCGGCCTTCTTCACCGGCTAG
- a CDS encoding serine hydrolase, protein MRSRLTLALTLAAVVLVGAWLIPTAYAELTSRDDGDRIGTGQTLATPDPSMATTAPPTLAPAEVSVATDGFLSWALLERRTGTISGSRNITATSSTESMIKIWIVSDVLRLLGDRSPTPQMLKWASSAIRDSDDDATNALYNRGGQAKIITRMIKICGLTETRAIAPRGTTIWWSYTQISARDAVRLGECVKNGKAAGPKWTEWVLDEMSKVRGTTAPADQEARRGGGRWGIIDGLPEEIRSGTRISIKNGWTAIGADQSWHVTCLAIADDWVLSVLMRYPTANGLDHGARVCASVTSQLVTTRPRTDVEAPRPIELALNAPQPIGKD, encoded by the coding sequence ATGCGTTCTCGTCTCACGCTGGCACTCACGCTGGCGGCAGTCGTCCTCGTAGGCGCATGGCTGATCCCTACCGCGTACGCCGAGCTGACCAGCCGCGACGACGGGGACCGCATCGGTACGGGGCAGACGCTGGCAACGCCAGATCCGTCGATGGCAACCACGGCTCCGCCTACGCTGGCACCGGCCGAGGTGTCGGTCGCCACTGACGGCTTCCTGTCCTGGGCGTTACTCGAACGGCGGACGGGCACGATCTCCGGCTCCCGGAACATCACCGCCACCAGCTCGACCGAGTCGATGATCAAGATCTGGATCGTCTCCGACGTGTTACGCCTGTTGGGTGACCGGTCACCCACGCCGCAGATGCTGAAGTGGGCCAGTAGCGCGATCCGGGACAGCGACGACGACGCGACCAACGCGCTGTACAACCGCGGGGGTCAAGCTAAGATCATCACTCGCATGATCAAAATATGCGGTTTGACCGAGACCAGGGCGATCGCGCCTCGGGGGACCACCATCTGGTGGAGTTACACTCAGATCTCCGCCCGGGACGCGGTACGCCTGGGAGAGTGCGTCAAGAACGGGAAAGCAGCCGGTCCGAAATGGACCGAATGGGTGCTGGACGAAATGAGCAAGGTGCGCGGCACCACCGCGCCAGCCGACCAAGAAGCTCGTCGGGGTGGCGGTCGCTGGGGCATCATCGACGGCCTGCCGGAGGAGATCAGATCCGGGACTCGGATCAGTATCAAGAACGGTTGGACGGCGATCGGCGCGGATCAGTCGTGGCACGTCACGTGCCTCGCCATCGCCGACGACTGGGTGTTGTCCGTACTGATGCGCTATCCGACAGCGAACGGCCTCGACCATGGTGCGCGGGTCTGCGCGAGCGTGACGAGTCAACTGGTCACCACCCGCCCCCGCACCGACGTCGAAGCCCCCCGACCAATTGAATTGGCGCTGAACGCGCCCCAGCCAATTGGAAAGGACTAA
- the paaA gene encoding 1,2-phenylacetyl-CoA epoxidase subunit PaaA, producing MYGNDFPGADEGSATGLLDQVEAAEADLRAAAVRGLAASGSPGADSDLQEYFDAVIGADQKIEPRDWMPDSYRKTLIRQIAQHAHSEIIGMQPEGNWISRAPSLKRKAILLAKVQDEAGHGLYLYAAAETLGVTRDELVDLLFEGRQKYSSIFNYPTLTWADVGAIGWLVDGAAIVNQVPLCRCSYGPYARAMIRVCKEESFHQRQGYEILHTLSHGTPAQKAMAQDAIDRWWYPSLAMFGPPDADSTHSAQSMAWKIKRFSNDELRQRFVDMCVQQAEILGLGLPDPELRWNEQRQAHDFTQPDYTELMRVISGDGPCNRQRMDHRRRAHAEGAWVREAAAAYAAKQAARAEVAA from the coding sequence GTGTACGGCAACGACTTCCCCGGCGCTGACGAGGGTTCGGCCACCGGCTTGCTTGATCAGGTAGAGGCGGCAGAGGCGGACCTGCGGGCCGCTGCCGTCCGTGGATTGGCGGCCAGTGGGTCACCCGGTGCCGACAGTGATCTCCAGGAGTACTTCGATGCTGTGATCGGGGCGGATCAGAAGATCGAGCCTCGCGACTGGATGCCGGATTCATACCGAAAAACTCTGATTCGGCAAATTGCGCAGCATGCTCACTCCGAGATCATCGGCATGCAGCCGGAAGGCAACTGGATCAGCCGGGCGCCGTCGCTCAAGCGCAAGGCGATCCTGCTCGCCAAGGTCCAGGACGAGGCCGGACATGGCCTCTATCTCTACGCTGCGGCGGAGACGCTCGGCGTGACCCGGGACGAACTGGTCGACCTGCTCTTCGAAGGCCGACAGAAATACAGCTCGATCTTCAACTACCCAACGCTGACCTGGGCGGACGTCGGCGCGATCGGCTGGCTCGTGGACGGGGCAGCGATCGTCAACCAGGTGCCATTGTGCCGCTGCTCGTACGGGCCATACGCCCGCGCCATGATCAGGGTCTGCAAGGAGGAGTCGTTCCACCAGCGACAGGGATACGAGATCCTGCACACGCTGTCCCACGGCACCCCCGCCCAGAAGGCGATGGCCCAGGATGCGATCGACCGGTGGTGGTATCCCTCGTTGGCCATGTTCGGTCCGCCGGACGCCGACTCGACCCACTCCGCCCAGTCGATGGCCTGGAAGATCAAGCGTTTCTCCAACGACGAACTGCGGCAGCGGTTCGTCGACATGTGCGTCCAGCAGGCCGAGATCCTCGGCCTGGGGCTGCCCGACCCCGAGCTGCGGTGGAACGAGCAGCGGCAGGCCCACGACTTCACCCAGCCGGACTACACCGAGCTGATGCGGGTCATCTCCGGAGACGGACCGTGCAACCGGCAGCGGATGGACCACCGCCGCCGGGCGCACGCCGAAGGCGCATGGGTACGCGAGGCCGCCGCCGCGTACGCCGCCAAGCAGGCGGCCCGAGCAGAGGTGGCAGCGTGA
- a CDS encoding serine hydrolase yields the protein MAVNPRKAPPRSGDATPLRLAIVIGVLVVFVLGALRLLPGSPFAVSAAATWGESNSQGQGGSDPGVRPTPTPTTPPPPPPLPIKAGSVEIDTTGWYSWAMQDTRSGEIWGSDNMAQTSTTASLIKAWIAADYLRRLDEKGQEPTKARLQQVTIMVRDSDNDAASALWTQVGGSATVKRLISICKLTDSSTHQNNWSITRLSPRDITRMGACIADGRAAGPNWTKWLLDEMRAVRGVGDFGIRKAFPATERKEIAIKNGWVVRDEEGTWHINCLAIGDGWTMGVMARYPAGKGYEHGAKICQSVAQQLIAAASTSTSASTSASADTSP from the coding sequence ATGGCAGTCAACCCTCGGAAGGCTCCACCTCGCAGCGGCGACGCGACGCCGCTGCGCCTCGCCATCGTCATCGGCGTACTGGTGGTGTTCGTGCTGGGCGCACTACGGCTACTCCCCGGGTCGCCGTTCGCGGTCTCCGCCGCCGCCACCTGGGGCGAGTCGAACAGCCAGGGGCAAGGGGGCTCCGATCCCGGCGTGCGGCCAACCCCCACCCCCACGACGCCCCCACCACCACCGCCGCTGCCCATCAAGGCGGGGTCCGTCGAGATCGACACCACCGGCTGGTACTCCTGGGCCATGCAGGACACCCGCAGCGGCGAGATCTGGGGCTCCGACAACATGGCGCAGACCAGCACCACTGCCTCGCTCATCAAGGCATGGATCGCGGCCGACTATCTTCGCCGGCTGGACGAGAAGGGGCAGGAGCCGACCAAGGCCCGCCTCCAGCAGGTGACCATCATGGTCCGGGACAGTGACAACGATGCCGCCTCGGCCCTCTGGACCCAGGTCGGCGGCTCCGCCACGGTGAAGCGCCTGATCAGCATCTGCAAGCTGACCGACAGCAGCACCCACCAGAACAACTGGAGCATCACCCGGCTCTCCCCCCGGGACATCACCCGGATGGGTGCCTGCATCGCTGACGGCCGCGCCGCCGGCCCGAACTGGACCAAGTGGCTACTGGACGAGATGCGCGCCGTCCGGGGCGTCGGCGACTTCGGCATCCGTAAGGCGTTCCCCGCCACGGAGCGCAAGGAGATAGCCATCAAGAACGGCTGGGTGGTCCGCGACGAGGAGGGCACCTGGCACATCAACTGCCTGGCGATCGGTGACGGCTGGACCATGGGGGTGATGGCTCGCTACCCGGCCGGCAAGGGGTACGAGCACGGTGCCAAGATCTGCCAGAGCGTCGCCCAGCAGCTCATCGCCGCCGCCAGCACCAGCACCTCCGCGAGCACCAGCGCCAGCGCCGACACCAGCCCTTGA